A segment of the Vibrio sp. YMD68 genome:
TAACCAGTAAAGGCGTGTGTGGCGGTTTGCTGCTCTACCTTGGCTTTGTTGGAACCGCTTCTCAAGTTAAGAAGCTGTTCGCTTGGGCTGACGGGATCGGTATGAGCCATATTGCTTTTGTCGTGATCTTTTGCACCATTATTCTGTATGCGTTATTGGAACATTTCCGTAAACGTTGGCTAGCGGTACCTCTTAGTTGCTTGCTGGGTGGTACGTTAGCATTTGCCATGGGTGCCCCGTTTTCTTTCCAAACCGAGCCAGGTTTACCCAACATGAACCCAATGTATTGGTGGGGAGAAGATACAGGCTGGATGCTAGGCCTACCTACGATTGAACATTTCATGGTGGTGTTGCCATTTGCTATTTTAGCTGTGGCGATGTGGTCGCCAGATTTCTTAGGGCATCAAGTCTTTCAAAAAATCAGCTATCCAGAACGTACCGAAAAAGTACACATGAACATTGACGACACCATGACCACAGCGTCAATTCGTCAAACATTCGGTTCTCTGCTCGGTGGTACTAACTTTACGTCTTCATGGGGTACTTACATCATACCTGCGGCAATTGCTAAACGCCCTATTCCTGCAGGCGCTTTGCTAACGGCTCTATTCTGTATCATCGCCGCGGTTTGGGGTTACCCAATGGATTTAGCTATCTGGCAACCTGTACTGTGTGTTGCGCTCATTGTTGGGGTATTTGTTCCATTACTAGAAGCTGGAATGGAAATGACACGTGAAGGGAAAACCACCCAATCAGCAGCGATTG
Coding sequences within it:
- a CDS encoding DUF3360 domain-containing protein, coding for MSSTLESVHIQTDKPQPNEDELTYEQQHKPRSEFDSRDQYLEHELQIMAPKRWRPNLPFKDYRFEIEDTIPAMAATIGKIVMVGAIATTFAGALGLNEGFILENVRYELLIASVFIILFSGFLLPTANLAGTHGPLIPLIPIVVAAGGHPMAFGLLIGAFGLILAISKGGSMLASLTSKGVCGGLLLYLGFVGTASQVKKLFAWADGIGMSHIAFVVIFCTIILYALLEHFRKRWLAVPLSCLLGGTLAFAMGAPFSFQTEPGLPNMNPMYWWGEDTGWMLGLPTIEHFMVVLPFAILAVAMWSPDFLGHQVFQKISYPERTEKVHMNIDDTMTTASIRQTFGSLLGGTNFTSSWGTYIIPAAIAKRPIPAGALLTALFCIIAAVWGYPMDLAIWQPVLCVALIVGVFVPLLEAGMEMTREGKTTQSAAIVVFSSALVNPAFGWALTMLLDNLGLVGCKERSSELSKMSRWVLPGAMFIVLSGVMALVGLLPGIPAIIPSFR